From one Montipora capricornis isolate CH-2021 chromosome 10, ASM3666992v2, whole genome shotgun sequence genomic stretch:
- the LOC138021241 gene encoding putative nuclease HARBI1 — translation MILGPKYLHLPRNTEEMRRKVSEFEIKFGMTQAYGCIDGTHIPLIRPPQNSQDYFCYKQYFSLNIQTICDSKGYFMDVECKWPGSVHDAKMFANSSINHKMKTRQLPKTVIALFPGYKAIPNYLIGDPAYPLTSFYMKEYHTCVTNEEGLFNNMLRTARNQVECAFGRLKVRWVFLTRKVDLKLEMVPTGAYSCFVLHNYCEVKGNCLDDEEVRAQILRHQTEEESLPNVPDPVYSFETTKGEYVRTVLTRYIQQNLPDDY, via the coding sequence ATGATACTCGGACCAAAGTACTTACACTTACCAAGGAACACTGAAGAAATGCGAAGGAAAGTTTCCGAGTTTGAGATAAAATTTGGGATGACCCAGGCATATGGTTGCATTGATGGCACACACATACCTCTTATACGACCTCCCCAAAACTCCCaagattatttttgttataagCAGTATTTCTCCCTCAACATTCAGACTATATGTGACAGTAAAGGGTACTTTATGGATGTTGAGTGCAAATGGCCTGGATCTGTACATGATGCCAAAATGTTTGCAAATTCCAGCattaaccacaaaatgaaaactaGACAACTTCCCAAAACCGTCATTGCCCTGTTTCCTGGTTATAAGGCTATTCCTAACTATTTGATAGGAGACCCAGCCTATCCCTTAACATCTTTCTACATGAAGGAGTACCATACATGTGTTACAAACGAGGAAGGTCTTTTCAATAACATGCTTCGCACTGCACGAAATCAAGTTGAGTGCGCTTTTGGCAGACTTAAAGTTCGATGGGTGTTCTTGACACGGAAAGTCGACCTAAAATTGGAAATGGTTCCAACAGGGGCTTACAGTTGCTTTGTACTTCACAACTACTGCGAAGTTAAAGGTAATTGCCTTGATGATGAAGAAGTTCGAGCTCAAATACTTAGACACCAAACTGAGGAAGAAAGTCTGCCAAACGTACCAGACCCAGTCTATTCATTCGAGACAACTAAGGGTGAATACGTTCGTACAGTGTTAACCAGGTACATACAGCAAAACTTGCCTGATGATTACTAA